One Fuerstiella marisgermanici DNA window includes the following coding sequences:
- a CDS encoding amidohydrolase family protein, protein MLLITRTAAILLLTAVGFAADGDRSSEHNVGLRQNPPNVWALQHAKVISGQQTLKDATIVVRNGRIESVEKGGEVPADARVIDASGKTIYPGFIDAYSEVSLSTDRVNQAAKYWNVNVVPQLSVADQFVANSKNKDLRQQGFVAQLQAPSGKIIRGRSALVSTGSSDPNVAVLAADVAQHLELTPATRDRKVYPNSPMGAVALSRQAIYDAQWYRDAWKAADADPTLPRPERNDALAALQPVISGRQPMMIETSNELYVLRADRFAGEFGLNLIIKGSGYEYRRLKDIAATERTLILPLNFGKAPNVSTAEIAQNVTLTSMMHWDIGPENPARVDEAGIRFAFCTDKLSSPGDFLKSLRQAVKRGLSKKSALKALTETPAQLYNVLDQLGAVQPGKLASFVITDGDIFDDETKVEETWVSGERFEHSPKPEHDLTGQLEVALQKTKGFPAKLFVEFTRDGKKVSGRVAVVPFDELKKDDDADDKKSEEEEEDEEEDEEEDDEDKEKKPAAVAMKEVSLLDFTAAGQFDAKSFGGKGKARLTLVFSQSDAKKTPAAFGQVVWPNGQTALATAEPLQNSDKTDDDKKDKKKTDKPQSASFAVNYPLGAYGVEQPVPSDGAFAFVNATIWTCGPQGIIERGTIYFDKGRIVEVGEKVNVPDGITKFNVRGMHITPGIIDCHSHVATDGGVNESAQAITCEVRIGDFIDCDDISIYRQLAGGVTTSNILHGSANPIGGQNQVLKFRWGRTGDEMKFEQAPPGVKFALGENVKQSNWGDDNTTRYPQTRMGVEQTFRDAFTAANEYADRMDSYAKNRRGLPPRRDLELDALREIVEQKRWIHCHSYRQDEILALIRVLDDFDITIGTFQHILEGYKVADAMAKHGAMASAFSDWWAYKFEVYDAIPYAGALMHEAGVVVSFNSDDGELATHLNQEAAKAVKYGGVSEEEALKFVTLNPAKQLRIEQYVGSLEVGKHADLVVWNHSPLSNYARCEQTWIDGTLYFSREQDAAARKTNAEMRNTLIQKILTSGEKMAGEDEKEDDPSTQWLRYDEFCRASGHQHKK, encoded by the coding sequence ATGCTATTGATAACTCGAACCGCCGCCATTCTTCTGCTGACGGCTGTCGGCTTCGCGGCGGACGGTGACCGATCGTCGGAACACAATGTCGGGCTGCGACAGAACCCGCCCAATGTGTGGGCATTGCAGCACGCAAAAGTCATCAGCGGCCAGCAAACGTTGAAGGACGCGACGATTGTTGTGCGCAACGGCCGGATTGAATCGGTTGAAAAGGGCGGCGAGGTTCCGGCTGACGCTCGTGTCATTGATGCCAGCGGTAAGACAATCTATCCCGGCTTCATCGATGCGTACTCCGAAGTGAGTCTATCAACCGATCGTGTGAACCAGGCAGCGAAGTACTGGAATGTTAACGTTGTTCCTCAGCTGTCCGTGGCCGACCAGTTTGTCGCCAATTCGAAGAATAAGGATCTGCGGCAACAGGGTTTTGTGGCTCAACTACAAGCTCCCTCCGGCAAGATCATTCGAGGCCGCAGCGCGTTGGTGTCGACGGGATCTTCGGATCCAAACGTCGCCGTGTTGGCCGCCGATGTCGCTCAGCATCTGGAACTAACGCCTGCAACACGCGACCGGAAAGTTTATCCCAATTCGCCCATGGGAGCCGTCGCGTTAAGTCGGCAGGCCATTTATGACGCTCAATGGTACCGCGACGCATGGAAGGCGGCAGACGCGGATCCCACGCTGCCTCGTCCGGAACGCAACGACGCCTTGGCCGCGCTGCAGCCGGTCATCAGCGGCCGGCAACCGATGATGATTGAAACGTCAAACGAACTGTACGTGCTGCGAGCCGATCGGTTTGCCGGTGAATTCGGTTTGAATCTGATCATCAAAGGCAGCGGTTACGAATATCGCCGTCTGAAGGACATTGCTGCGACAGAACGGACTCTGATCCTGCCCCTGAATTTCGGCAAGGCCCCTAACGTCAGCACGGCCGAGATCGCTCAGAACGTCACCCTCACGTCGATGATGCACTGGGACATCGGCCCGGAAAACCCGGCTCGAGTTGACGAAGCAGGAATCCGGTTCGCCTTCTGCACGGATAAGCTGTCGTCGCCTGGCGATTTTCTGAAGTCGTTGCGGCAAGCTGTCAAGCGCGGCCTGTCGAAGAAGTCGGCGTTGAAGGCACTGACCGAAACACCAGCGCAGCTGTACAACGTCCTGGATCAACTGGGCGCAGTCCAGCCGGGTAAACTGGCCAGCTTTGTAATCACGGACGGCGACATCTTCGACGACGAGACGAAGGTCGAAGAAACATGGGTCAGCGGCGAACGCTTCGAACATTCGCCCAAACCAGAACACGATCTAACCGGGCAACTGGAAGTTGCACTCCAGAAGACAAAGGGCTTTCCTGCAAAGCTGTTCGTGGAATTCACTCGCGACGGAAAGAAAGTTTCAGGGCGAGTCGCCGTAGTTCCGTTTGATGAGCTGAAAAAAGACGACGATGCCGACGACAAGAAATCCGAGGAGGAGGAAGAAGACGAAGAGGAGGACGAAGAAGAAGATGATGAAGACAAAGAAAAGAAGCCTGCAGCCGTAGCGATGAAGGAAGTGAGTCTGTTGGACTTCACGGCGGCCGGACAATTCGACGCCAAATCTTTCGGCGGCAAAGGCAAGGCTCGACTAACGCTGGTCTTCAGTCAGTCAGATGCAAAAAAAACGCCCGCTGCGTTTGGGCAGGTCGTCTGGCCCAATGGTCAGACCGCGTTGGCGACAGCCGAACCACTTCAAAACAGCGACAAAACCGACGACGATAAAAAGGACAAGAAGAAGACCGACAAGCCTCAGTCTGCATCCTTCGCTGTCAACTATCCATTGGGTGCTTACGGAGTCGAACAGCCCGTGCCGTCGGACGGGGCCTTTGCCTTCGTCAATGCAACCATCTGGACATGCGGACCTCAGGGCATTATCGAGCGTGGCACAATCTACTTCGATAAGGGGCGGATCGTTGAGGTCGGCGAAAAAGTAAATGTTCCGGACGGCATCACAAAGTTCAATGTGCGTGGAATGCACATCACGCCGGGCATTATCGACTGTCATTCGCATGTCGCGACTGACGGCGGCGTGAATGAATCAGCTCAGGCCATCACCTGCGAAGTTCGCATCGGCGACTTCATCGACTGCGACGACATTTCGATCTACCGACAGCTTGCTGGCGGAGTGACGACGTCCAACATTCTGCACGGATCGGCCAACCCAATCGGTGGCCAAAACCAGGTGCTAAAGTTCCGTTGGGGGCGCACCGGTGACGAAATGAAATTCGAACAAGCTCCGCCCGGTGTAAAGTTCGCTCTTGGCGAAAACGTCAAGCAAAGCAACTGGGGCGATGACAACACAACTCGATATCCGCAAACGCGGATGGGAGTCGAACAAACCTTCCGCGACGCCTTTACGGCGGCCAACGAATACGCGGATCGCATGGACAGCTACGCGAAAAACCGCCGCGGTCTGCCGCCTCGGCGAGATCTGGAACTCGACGCACTGCGAGAAATCGTCGAGCAGAAACGGTGGATCCATTGTCACAGCTATCGGCAGGACGAAATCCTGGCGTTGATCCGAGTGCTCGACGATTTCGACATCACCATCGGCACGTTCCAGCACATTCTGGAAGGCTATAAAGTGGCCGACGCGATGGCAAAACACGGAGCGATGGCTTCCGCATTTTCCGACTGGTGGGCGTACAAGTTTGAGGTGTACGACGCCATTCCCTACGCCGGGGCTTTGATGCACGAAGCCGGTGTGGTCGTGTCGTTTAATTCTGACGATGGCGAACTGGCCACTCATCTAAATCAGGAAGCTGCCAAGGCCGTAAAGTATGGCGGCGTGTCGGAAGAAGAGGCGTTAAAGTTTGTCACGTTAAATCCGGCGAAGCAGCTTCGTATTGAACAGTACGTCGGTTCGCTGGAAGTCGGCAAGCATGCCGATCTTGTCGTCTGGAATCATTCGCCGCTCAGCAATTACGCTCGCTGCGAACAAACGTGGATCGACGGCACATTGTACTTTAGTCGCGAACAGGACGCGGCGGCTCGCAAAACAAACGCCGAGATGCGGAACACGCTAATCCAGAAGATTCTGACGTCTGGCGAAAAGATGGCGGGCGAAGACGAAAAAGAAGACGACCCGTCTACTCAATGGCTACGGTACGACGAATTTTGCCGTGCGAGTGGCCATCAGCACAAGAAATGA
- the mqnB gene encoding futalosine hydrolase, which yields MTSTLILIPTIGERQILAPRFAPLLERDISVQLCGFGPVAAGAKTSQLIASLQPKQIILVGIAGALTDDLAVGQAEVFEHVAMYGIGAGTGDTFRNAGQLGWLHWTECLSEGTPVGIGDAISLQRKDEPSEDHRQLLTVCAAAGCKRDARDRKAIFPNAVAEDMEGYAVAMAGAFAGVPVSIVRGISNLAGDREKIRWRIPEALHAAADLVLKGLS from the coding sequence ATGACGTCGACTTTGATCCTCATCCCGACTATCGGTGAGCGGCAGATTCTCGCTCCTCGATTTGCTCCATTGCTGGAACGAGACATCAGCGTTCAGCTATGCGGCTTCGGCCCAGTAGCGGCGGGGGCAAAGACGTCTCAACTGATTGCGTCACTGCAACCGAAGCAGATTATTCTGGTGGGGATCGCTGGAGCTCTTACGGACGACCTCGCTGTCGGGCAGGCTGAAGTTTTTGAGCACGTCGCAATGTACGGTATCGGAGCCGGTACGGGAGACACGTTTCGCAATGCCGGACAACTGGGCTGGCTGCATTGGACGGAATGCCTTTCGGAGGGAACGCCGGTCGGTATCGGCGACGCGATTTCATTGCAGCGAAAGGACGAGCCATCCGAAGATCACCGACAACTGCTTACCGTCTGTGCCGCTGCTGGATGTAAGCGGGATGCACGCGATCGGAAAGCCATCTTTCCGAATGCCGTTGCCGAAGACATGGAAGGCTATGCGGTTGCGATGGCCGGAGCGTTTGCTGGTGTTCCGGTCAGCATCGTGCGTGGAATTTCAAACCTCGCGGGCGATCGCGAAAAAATTCGCTGGCGGATTCCCGAAGCGTTACACGCCGCAGCTGACCTCGTGCTGAAAGGACTTTCATGA
- a CDS encoding menaquinone biosynthesis family protein produces the protein MSQTIHLGISTCPNDTFAFHGLMNKLVDWRGLDFQVELLDIQQLNDRLFAGDFHAAKTSFHAALLLAESTMVLPSGSALGHGVGPLLLAAKSDDVPQNDSQVTLCPGQHTTATLLFRLFYPQTTQVQHVVFSDIMPKLQQQAADFGVCIHEGRFTWQQEGLHLVTDLGELWENETASPLPLGGIVARRSLPAETMVDVQAVIHDSLQLALADPDSALPTMRQYAQEFSDDVLMQHVKLYVNDWTVDLGAVGRSALQQLSDRAQAIGLVAPGTAGLEVYPNAR, from the coding sequence ATGAGTCAAACAATTCATCTTGGCATTTCTACATGCCCCAACGACACGTTTGCGTTTCACGGGCTGATGAACAAGCTCGTCGACTGGCGTGGTCTTGATTTTCAGGTTGAACTACTCGACATCCAGCAACTCAACGATCGACTTTTCGCAGGCGACTTTCACGCGGCCAAGACCAGCTTTCATGCCGCTTTGTTACTTGCCGAATCCACAATGGTGCTCCCGTCAGGATCGGCTCTGGGGCATGGCGTCGGACCGTTGCTGCTGGCAGCGAAGTCAGACGACGTTCCCCAAAATGACTCGCAAGTCACACTTTGCCCGGGCCAGCACACGACGGCAACTCTGTTATTTCGCCTGTTCTATCCTCAGACAACTCAGGTGCAACACGTTGTGTTTTCTGACATCATGCCGAAGCTGCAACAACAAGCGGCCGACTTTGGTGTGTGCATTCACGAAGGTCGATTCACATGGCAGCAGGAAGGTCTGCATCTGGTGACGGATCTGGGCGAACTGTGGGAAAATGAAACCGCTTCTCCGCTACCGCTGGGCGGCATTGTAGCTCGGCGCAGCCTGCCAGCGGAAACCATGGTTGACGTGCAGGCCGTGATACACGATTCACTGCAGCTCGCCCTGGCCGACCCGGATTCTGCACTGCCGACGATGCGCCAGTACGCTCAGGAGTTCAGCGACGACGTCTTGATGCAACATGTGAAGCTGTACGTCAATGACTGGACAGTCGACCTCGGCGCTGTCGGCCGAAGTGCGTTACAGCAGCTCTCTGATCGCGCCCAAGCCATCGGGCTGGTGGCACCCGGCACGGCTGGCCTGGAAGTCTATCCCAACGCGCGCTGA
- a CDS encoding LamG-like jellyroll fold domain-containing protein gives MLQPARSLFTLCIAICFPAAAFGQSAEDFRKPYAGDDATGQHVLGLWQFADGHELEDSSGNGHDLSLQGATVVADGLFGKALKSAAGWPREDSRHSAVAKDHDSLSPSGPFTAEMWVRPSAEMKDYPEAFLLDKKYVAHDDYQWTLMKADGKGHRRMKVLLGFGEESATFWSVQAAPLATDEWIHLAFTYDAAGTVTFWADGQNLGSSQQPGLGAIHPGRHVLSIGDRVGSLYHGFPGLIDQVRLCSGVREFRPVTIEPIAARRAYLRMEKVSPLKFRVRNLQKSALKDATVQISVDGIAAKDFQLPEIAAGASHDVEYLLDTSLRPGEYSVVTTLQLHQGETKYRSSEQLPITIVPRSLPGRMPVVMWGGFGTETLPKVKDLGFTHFLGLHPDYAGVWKAKKPIVAEESKRSSDRNLLDAALEQDLRVLAQMAPGRWLESQEDLLRIDRDGGHYSRENISASAPGIKEFGYNVGASMAQTWHDHPAFAGALINTEIRDGTQVSFHPHETEAFKQASGFDVPDVVQHKAGVSWIKLENFPKDRIIPDDDPVRVFYEWFWKQGDGWNDFNSAISDGVKSTDRKDVWTFFDPAVRVPSIWGSGGVVDYISHWTYSYPDPIRIGLTTDELFAMAAGSRSPQQVMKMTQVIWYRSQTAPPEKPAAADNAAAAEKEQAPWEDFDPGAQYITIAPMHLREAFWTKISRPIQGIMYHGWGSLTETDGTSVYRFTHPETQNELRRLVHDVVEPLGPALKQIGADQTDVALLESFTSQMFATRGTWGWGHRWTGDAWHIAKYAQLQPQIVYEETVNRDGLDDFKVLIMPSCDVLPESVAAKVMAFQQRGGIIVADERLAPGIKADIVIPVYLRTKKADVDKAALQRLAADLRTKLDSRYQRRVDSSSPEVLTHTRRHGSTDYVFVMNDHREFGDYVGHHGRVMERGLPSESTITLGRKARYAYDLVSHRTVRADTKGGGQTSWNVALGPADGGIYMLTDKAVKDIALKLPEDAKSGTTATISLSVTDDSGKPVDAVVPVQVTISDPDGRPAEFSGYYAAVDGQRTIQLDLATNETRGVWEVTVRELASGLVKSGWFRVR, from the coding sequence ATGCTCCAACCTGCTCGCTCGCTGTTCACGCTTTGTATCGCCATCTGTTTTCCTGCTGCTGCGTTCGGACAATCTGCCGAAGACTTCCGGAAGCCGTATGCGGGCGACGATGCCACTGGCCAACATGTGTTGGGGCTTTGGCAATTTGCGGACGGCCATGAACTGGAAGATTCGTCGGGCAACGGCCACGACCTTTCACTGCAGGGAGCCACCGTTGTTGCAGACGGTCTGTTCGGAAAAGCGTTGAAGTCGGCCGCCGGGTGGCCTCGCGAAGACTCGCGGCACTCTGCGGTTGCCAAAGACCACGACTCATTGTCGCCTTCTGGGCCGTTCACTGCAGAGATGTGGGTGCGGCCGTCAGCGGAAATGAAGGATTATCCAGAAGCGTTTCTGCTGGACAAAAAGTATGTCGCTCACGACGACTACCAATGGACGTTGATGAAGGCCGATGGCAAGGGACATCGGCGAATGAAAGTTCTGCTGGGGTTTGGAGAAGAATCCGCGACGTTCTGGTCTGTGCAGGCAGCGCCGTTGGCGACGGATGAGTGGATCCATTTGGCATTCACTTACGATGCGGCCGGGACGGTAACGTTTTGGGCCGACGGCCAGAATCTTGGGTCGTCTCAACAGCCGGGTTTGGGCGCCATCCATCCTGGGCGTCACGTGCTGTCGATTGGCGACCGAGTCGGAAGCCTGTACCACGGGTTCCCCGGCTTGATCGACCAGGTGCGGCTGTGCTCCGGTGTTCGCGAATTCCGTCCTGTCACCATTGAGCCAATCGCTGCGCGGCGAGCCTACCTGCGGATGGAAAAGGTGTCGCCGTTGAAGTTTCGAGTTCGCAATTTGCAGAAGTCAGCGCTGAAGGATGCAACCGTGCAGATTTCGGTCGACGGGATTGCAGCGAAAGACTTTCAGTTGCCGGAGATTGCGGCTGGCGCAAGTCACGATGTGGAATATCTGCTGGATACGTCGCTGCGGCCGGGCGAGTATTCAGTGGTGACCACTCTGCAATTGCACCAAGGTGAAACTAAATATCGCAGTTCCGAACAGTTGCCCATCACGATCGTGCCACGCAGTTTGCCGGGGCGGATGCCAGTGGTGATGTGGGGTGGTTTCGGCACTGAGACATTGCCAAAGGTGAAGGACCTGGGGTTCACGCATTTTCTGGGCCTTCACCCCGACTATGCTGGTGTCTGGAAGGCAAAGAAGCCAATCGTTGCCGAAGAATCGAAACGAAGCAGTGACCGCAACCTGCTGGATGCCGCGTTGGAACAGGATCTCCGCGTCCTTGCTCAGATGGCTCCTGGCCGCTGGTTGGAAAGCCAGGAAGATCTGCTGCGGATCGATCGCGACGGTGGCCACTATTCGCGTGAGAACATTTCGGCGTCGGCGCCGGGCATTAAAGAATTCGGCTACAACGTCGGAGCGTCGATGGCTCAGACATGGCACGATCATCCGGCGTTTGCTGGAGCACTGATCAACACAGAAATCCGTGACGGAACTCAGGTTTCGTTTCATCCGCACGAAACGGAAGCATTCAAACAGGCGTCAGGGTTCGATGTTCCGGACGTCGTTCAGCACAAGGCTGGCGTGTCGTGGATAAAGCTGGAGAATTTTCCCAAAGACCGAATTATTCCCGACGACGATCCGGTGCGCGTGTTTTATGAATGGTTCTGGAAGCAGGGTGATGGCTGGAACGATTTCAATTCGGCGATCAGTGACGGCGTGAAGTCGACCGACCGCAAAGATGTTTGGACGTTTTTCGATCCGGCCGTTCGAGTGCCCAGCATCTGGGGCAGCGGCGGCGTGGTGGACTACATTTCGCACTGGACGTATTCGTACCCGGATCCCATTCGGATTGGCCTGACCACCGACGAACTGTTCGCAATGGCAGCCGGATCACGATCGCCGCAGCAGGTCATGAAGATGACTCAAGTCATCTGGTACCGATCTCAAACCGCACCTCCGGAAAAACCAGCAGCCGCAGACAATGCCGCAGCGGCGGAAAAAGAACAGGCACCGTGGGAGGACTTCGATCCGGGAGCTCAGTACATCACAATTGCGCCCATGCATTTGCGGGAAGCCTTCTGGACCAAGATCTCTCGCCCCATTCAGGGAATCATGTATCACGGCTGGGGCTCGCTAACCGAAACCGACGGCACCAGCGTCTATCGGTTCACTCATCCGGAAACGCAAAATGAGCTACGGCGCCTTGTCCACGACGTTGTCGAACCACTCGGCCCGGCGTTAAAACAGATTGGTGCAGACCAAACCGACGTCGCGCTTCTGGAAAGCTTCACGTCGCAGATGTTTGCGACTCGTGGCACGTGGGGCTGGGGACATCGGTGGACGGGCGACGCGTGGCACATCGCCAAGTACGCTCAACTGCAGCCGCAGATCGTGTACGAAGAAACCGTCAACCGCGACGGGCTTGACGATTTCAAAGTGCTGATCATGCCCAGTTGCGACGTGCTGCCGGAATCAGTCGCAGCAAAGGTGATGGCGTTTCAGCAGCGAGGGGGGATTATCGTCGCGGACGAACGACTGGCGCCAGGCATCAAAGCAGACATCGTGATCCCGGTCTATCTTCGCACAAAGAAGGCCGACGTCGACAAGGCGGCCCTTCAAAGACTGGCCGCTGACTTACGCACGAAACTGGATTCTCGCTATCAGCGTAGAGTCGACAGTTCCAGTCCAGAAGTGCTGACACACACGCGACGGCATGGCAGCACGGACTACGTTTTTGTGATGAACGATCACCGCGAGTTCGGCGACTATGTGGGCCATCATGGTCGCGTGATGGAACGGGGACTGCCGTCGGAATCGACGATCACGCTGGGGCGAAAGGCTCGTTATGCGTACGACCTCGTTAGCCATCGCACGGTACGCGCGGACACAAAGGGGGGCGGGCAAACGTCATGGAATGTGGCGCTCGGACCGGCTGACGGCGGGATCTATATGCTGACCGACAAGGCAGTGAAGGACATCGCTCTGAAACTTCCGGAGGACGCGAAATCCGGCACTACTGCTACGATTTCTTTGTCCGTAACTGACGACTCAGGCAAGCCAGTCGACGCAGTTGTCCCCGTGCAGGTAACGATCAGCGATCCGGACGGTCGGCCAGCAGAATTCAGCGGTTATTACGCTGCGGTGGATGGTCAACGTACGATTCAACTGGACCTGGCCACCAACGAAACGCGAGGCGTGTGGGAAGTCACGGTTCGAGAATTGGCGTCAGGACTCGTGAAATCCGGGTGGTTTCGCGTTCGCTAA
- a CDS encoding group I truncated hemoglobin, translated as MSESLETLFDRIGGQPAVNDMVDEFYGRVLADPELRPFFDETSVDKLKHMQTEFFAAALDGPMSAGDRDLAKVHQGRGITRAHVTRFVDHLISVLDERNAITRRDAMDIVFRIATYSDQVIGECGGADG; from the coding sequence ATGTCAGAATCATTAGAGACGTTGTTCGATCGAATTGGCGGTCAGCCGGCCGTAAACGACATGGTTGACGAATTCTACGGACGGGTACTCGCAGACCCCGAGCTGCGGCCGTTCTTCGACGAAACGTCTGTCGACAAGCTGAAACACATGCAGACGGAATTCTTCGCGGCTGCCTTGGACGGACCGATGTCGGCCGGTGATCGCGATCTCGCCAAAGTACATCAGGGACGCGGGATTACGAGGGCTCACGTGACACGGTTTGTCGATCATCTGATTTCCGTGCTGGATGAACGAAACGCAATTACACGACGCGACGCGATGGATATCGTTTTTCGTATTGCGACTTATTCCGATCAGGTAATCGGCGAATGCGGTGGCGCAGACGGGTAG
- a CDS encoding DUF1501 domain-containing protein, with product MKQIPAPNRRSFLNTSGIGLGGIALAQLLQQNAVADSENALRARQPHFAPKAKHVIYLHMIGAPSQLDMFDDKPELRKRHNEPCPPEVTKDRDFAFIGKTSTLGGSPWKFSQHGDSGQSMSELLPHLGSVADELAVIRSLHNDEINHAPAQMFLHSGFGRGGRPSFGSWVTYGLGSDNTDLPAYVVLVTGPKGGAGTSLWSTGFLPSVYQGIQFRSTGDPVLFLSSPEGHTRGDRRRVLNALRELNRQRLEATGDPEIATRISQYEMSFRMQASVPDLMDIQDETQHTLQEYGAEPGKSSFANSCLLARRLVERGVRLIELYDADWDHHGGIETRLPQKCKQIDRPIAALIRDLKQRGLLKDTLIVWGSEFGRTPLNQGAAKGNGLAGRDHHKDAYTMWLAGGGVKGGVSHGQTDDFGMDIAEDPVHVHDLNATILHLLGLDHERLTYRYQGREFRLTDVHGRVVDEILA from the coding sequence ATGAAACAGATCCCAGCTCCCAATCGACGTTCGTTTCTGAACACGTCCGGCATTGGGCTCGGCGGAATCGCGCTGGCTCAACTGCTGCAACAGAACGCCGTCGCGGATTCTGAAAACGCGCTGCGAGCTCGGCAGCCGCACTTTGCTCCCAAAGCAAAGCATGTGATCTATTTGCACATGATCGGAGCTCCGTCGCAGCTGGACATGTTTGACGATAAGCCGGAGTTGCGGAAGCGTCACAACGAACCGTGTCCGCCGGAAGTGACAAAGGATCGTGACTTCGCCTTCATTGGGAAGACCTCCACGCTGGGTGGTTCGCCATGGAAGTTTTCGCAGCACGGCGACAGCGGTCAGTCGATGTCCGAACTACTGCCGCACCTGGGTTCGGTGGCCGACGAACTGGCTGTCATTCGTTCGCTGCACAACGACGAAATCAACCACGCTCCGGCGCAGATGTTTCTGCATTCGGGCTTCGGTCGCGGCGGAAGGCCCAGCTTCGGTTCGTGGGTGACTTATGGCCTGGGATCAGATAACACAGATCTTCCCGCGTATGTGGTTCTGGTGACGGGGCCGAAAGGTGGAGCAGGCACCAGCCTGTGGTCGACCGGATTTTTGCCGAGCGTCTATCAGGGAATTCAGTTTCGTTCGACGGGCGACCCGGTGCTGTTTCTGTCCAGCCCGGAAGGCCACACTCGCGGCGATCGACGGCGAGTACTGAACGCGTTGCGCGAATTGAACCGACAACGATTAGAAGCCACCGGCGACCCGGAAATTGCCACTCGTATCAGCCAGTACGAAATGTCGTTTCGCATGCAGGCGTCGGTGCCAGACCTAATGGACATTCAGGACGAGACTCAACACACGCTGCAGGAATACGGTGCGGAACCCGGCAAGTCGTCCTTCGCCAATAGTTGCCTGCTGGCTCGACGACTGGTCGAACGCGGCGTGAGATTGATTGAACTGTACGACGCGGACTGGGACCATCACGGCGGCATCGAAACTCGACTGCCGCAAAAATGCAAACAAATCGACCGTCCCATCGCGGCCCTCATTCGCGACCTTAAACAACGAGGCCTGCTGAAGGACACGTTGATTGTGTGGGGTTCTGAATTCGGCCGCACGCCGCTAAATCAAGGCGCGGCGAAGGGCAACGGGCTGGCAGGACGCGACCACCACAAAGACGCTTACACCATGTGGTTAGCCGGCGGCGGTGTGAAGGGCGGCGTTAGTCACGGGCAGACAGATGATTTCGGCATGGACATCGCAGAAGATCCGGTCCATGTCCATGACTTGAACGCCACAATTCTGCACCTGCTGGGTTTGGATCACGAACGATTAACGTACCGCTACCAGGGCCGCGAATTCCGTCTGACGGACGTGCATGGGCGCGTGGTGGACGAGATCTTGGCGTAA